The DNA segment CTTCGTACTCATGCTCATCTTGCTGCTCACCCGTCCGACCGGATTGGTCGGCGTGAAGGGCTACGAATGAAACCGCTCACGCTCTACGGCTCCATCCTCGTCGGCCTTGCCGTGCTCGCGACGACACCGCTCTACGCCGACAACTATGTGCTGCGCACGGCGGCGATGGTCGCGATGTACGGGGCGCTCGCCACCTCGTGGAATTTCATCGGCGGCTTTACAGGCTATCCCTCCTTCTCGACGGCCGCGTTCTTTGGCCTTGGCGCCTATGTCGGGGCGCTGTGCCAGCGTCACGGCATCCCGATGGTGGTATCCTGGGGCATCGCAACGGTTGCGGTCGCCGTTTTTGCGGCGCTGCTCGGCGGCATCATCCTGCGCCTGCGTGGACACTACTTCGCCATCGGCTCCATCGCCGTGGTCGAGCTGTGCCGGCTGATCGTCTCTTCATGGTCGAGCCTCACCGGCGGCGGAGACGGCCTCAACGTTCCTCTGATCCACGCATCTCCGGAAGAACTGATGCGGTTCTTTCTGTACGTGATGCTGGGCATTCTCGCCGCCAGCCTTGTGGTCACGATCATTGTTGATCGCTCGCGTCTCGGCTTCGGCCTGCGCTGCATCCATCAGAACGAGGATGCGGCTGCCATGGTCGGAATCAACACCACGGCCTACAAGATCGCCGCTTACACGCTCTCCGCCGTGTTCTGCGCGACCGCCGGCGCGGCTTACGCCTCCTGGACCGGCTATATCGATC comes from the Ancylobacter pratisalsi genome and includes:
- a CDS encoding branched-chain amino acid ABC transporter permease encodes the protein MKPLTLYGSILVGLAVLATTPLYADNYVLRTAAMVAMYGALATSWNFIGGFTGYPSFSTAAFFGLGAYVGALCQRHGIPMVVSWGIATVAVAVFAALLGGIILRLRGHYFAIGSIAVVELCRLIVSSWSSLTGGGDGLNVPLIHASPEELMRFFLYVMLGILAASLVVTIIVDRSRLGFGLRCIHQNEDAAAMVGINTTAYKIAAYTLSAVFCATAGAAYASWTGYIDPTDSFQIVMTVKVTVMAILGGAGTIAGPALGAAAFVLLEEVFWANFIDWNRAILGVVIVLLIFFLPGGLLSLRTRLRRATGGAA